One window of Actinomycetota bacterium genomic DNA carries:
- the purS gene encoding phosphoribosylformylglycinamidine synthase subunit PurS — MSKFAAQINVMPRAEISDPQGQTVERTLPSIGFEGITGVRVGKRITLTVEAPDEESARTIVSNASEKILANPVIEDYELELTPL; from the coding sequence GTGAGCAAGTTCGCTGCGCAGATCAACGTGATGCCCCGGGCCGAGATCTCCGACCCCCAGGGCCAGACGGTGGAGCGGACGCTCCCGTCGATCGGCTTCGAGGGCATCACCGGGGTCCGGGTCGGCAAGCGGATTACGCTGACCGTCGAAGCGCCGGACGAGGAGTCCGCCCGCACGATCGTCTCCAACGCCTCCGAGAAGATCCTGGCCAACCCGGTGATCGAGGACTACGAGCTGGAGCTGACGCCCCTTTGA
- the purQ gene encoding phosphoribosylformylglycinamidine synthase subunit PurQ encodes MIPTVGVVVFPGSNCDRDANYSFDYLGAKTRFIWHLETDLEGIDVIVLPGGFAYGDYLRTGAMAAWSPVMASVKEFAASGKPVIGICNGFQVLCEAGLLPGALRRNSGLKFRCMPVRIRVETLDSPFTSGGMWPGQVLTIPIAHFDGSYYADDETLEELIATRRIAFRYCDEEGELTDEANPNGSRLHIAGILNEERNVLGMMPHPERAVDPAVGGTDGRLILASVLYALQPAGEPS; translated from the coding sequence TTGATCCCCACCGTCGGGGTGGTGGTGTTCCCCGGGTCCAACTGCGACCGGGACGCCAACTACTCCTTCGACTACCTCGGCGCGAAGACCCGGTTCATCTGGCACCTGGAGACCGACCTGGAGGGCATCGACGTCATCGTCCTGCCGGGCGGCTTCGCCTACGGCGACTACCTGAGGACCGGGGCGATGGCCGCCTGGTCGCCGGTGATGGCGTCGGTCAAGGAGTTCGCCGCCTCCGGCAAACCGGTGATAGGCATCTGCAACGGCTTCCAGGTCCTCTGTGAAGCCGGCTTGCTCCCCGGCGCCCTGCGCCGCAACAGCGGCCTCAAGTTCCGCTGCATGCCGGTGCGCATCCGGGTCGAGACACTCGACTCCCCGTTCACCTCCGGCGGCATGTGGCCGGGCCAGGTGCTGACGATCCCTATCGCTCACTTCGACGGCAGCTACTACGCCGACGACGAGACCCTGGAGGAGCTCATTGCGACCCGGCGGATCGCCTTCCGCTACTGCGACGAAGAGGGCGAGCTGACCGACGAAGCCAACCCCAACGGCTCGCGCCTGCACATCGCGGGGATCCTCAACGAGGAGCGCAACGTGCTCGGCATGATGCCGCACCCGGAGAGGGCGGTCGACCCGGCGGTCGGCGGCACCGACGGCCGGCTGATCCTGGCCTCGGTCCTTTACGCTCTGCAGCCTGCGGGCGAACCTTCCTAG
- the purL gene encoding phosphoribosylformylglycinamidine synthase subunit PurL, which translates to MAPATTEQPLHRSLGLTDDEYEKIQQILGRVPNHAELAMYSVMWSEHCSYKSSRVHLKDLPSDGPHVLIGPGEGAGVIEVDGVAVAMRIESHNHPSFVEPVQGAATGIGGVVRDVVSMGARPIALLDSLRFGNLPGDTGADQTADRNKWLTDGVVHGISSYGNCIGVPTIGGEIKFEASYSGNPLVNVMCVGVVPIDGIMLARAPGPGNAVLLLGSTTGRDGIGGVSVLASAAFDEEAATKRPSVQVGDPFTEKLLIEGSLSLIEKGLVVGIQDLGGAGLCCATSESAANAGTGMTIDLDTVPLREPNMEPFEILTSESQERMLVIVKPELVTGAIDECTRLGLRATQIGTVTDTGHLTCTQKGEVVADVPAASLGDGPLYHRPFTAPTQRPVHQVDAPGPDTKPDQALLKLLGSANIASKRWVWEQFDYQVMLNTVAGPGSDAAILRLPGTQTRIAVTVDGNGRYGQVDPREGARHSVAEAYRNLCAVGAEPVAVTNCMNFGNPEIPEVMWQFVEAVQGMGDACRSLETPITGGNVSFYNQTLDEAIYPTPMIGMIGIIKPGVLAPPVALQDEEDAIVLLGRTKDEMGASEYQRTILGTLEGPLPDLDLNAEASLGWLLRELIGRNLLKSSHDCSEGGVGVALAEMVAQGKFGAEIKPEPGHDLTRWLFSETTARAVVALAPGDVAELKSLAKGIGCPVFELGFVRGRKLSIRGMAEINLRDLKGAYENGFAGMMG; encoded by the coding sequence GTGGCGCCGGCTACCACGGAGCAGCCCCTCCACCGGTCCCTCGGGCTCACCGACGACGAGTACGAGAAGATCCAACAGATCCTCGGCCGGGTCCCCAACCACGCCGAGCTGGCGATGTACTCGGTTATGTGGTCCGAGCACTGCTCCTACAAATCGAGCCGGGTCCACCTGAAGGACCTCCCCTCCGACGGCCCGCACGTGTTGATCGGCCCGGGCGAGGGCGCCGGGGTCATCGAGGTCGACGGAGTCGCGGTCGCCATGCGGATCGAGTCCCACAACCACCCCTCGTTCGTCGAGCCGGTCCAGGGGGCCGCCACCGGCATCGGAGGTGTGGTCCGAGACGTGGTCTCCATGGGGGCCCGCCCGATAGCCCTGCTCGACTCGCTGCGCTTCGGCAACCTCCCGGGCGACACCGGCGCCGACCAAACCGCCGACCGCAACAAGTGGCTTACCGACGGCGTGGTCCACGGCATCTCCTCCTACGGGAACTGCATCGGCGTGCCGACCATCGGCGGCGAGATCAAGTTCGAGGCCTCCTACTCCGGCAACCCGCTGGTGAACGTGATGTGCGTCGGGGTGGTGCCGATCGACGGGATCATGCTGGCCCGAGCCCCCGGTCCGGGGAATGCAGTGCTGCTGCTGGGCTCGACCACCGGCCGGGACGGCATCGGCGGGGTGTCGGTGCTGGCCTCCGCCGCCTTCGACGAGGAGGCCGCCACCAAACGCCCCAGCGTCCAGGTCGGAGACCCGTTCACCGAGAAGCTTCTTATCGAGGGGTCGCTGTCGCTGATCGAGAAGGGCCTGGTCGTCGGCATCCAGGACCTAGGCGGCGCCGGGTTGTGCTGCGCCACCTCGGAGTCGGCGGCCAATGCCGGGACCGGGATGACCATCGACCTGGACACGGTCCCCCTCCGGGAGCCCAACATGGAGCCGTTCGAGATCCTGACCTCCGAGTCCCAGGAGCGGATGCTGGTGATCGTCAAGCCGGAGCTGGTAACCGGCGCCATCGACGAGTGCACCCGCCTGGGCCTAAGGGCCACCCAGATCGGTACCGTCACCGATACCGGTCACCTGACCTGCACCCAGAAGGGTGAGGTGGTCGCCGACGTCCCGGCGGCGTCGCTGGGCGACGGTCCCCTCTACCACCGCCCGTTCACCGCCCCCACCCAACGGCCGGTCCACCAAGTCGACGCCCCCGGCCCGGACACCAAGCCGGACCAGGCGCTGCTCAAACTCCTCGGCTCGGCCAACATCGCTTCCAAGCGCTGGGTGTGGGAGCAGTTCGACTACCAGGTGATGCTCAACACGGTCGCCGGGCCGGGCAGCGACGCCGCCATCCTCAGGCTGCCGGGGACGCAGACCCGCATCGCGGTGACCGTCGACGGCAACGGCCGCTACGGACAGGTCGACCCCCGGGAGGGCGCCCGCCACTCGGTCGCCGAGGCCTACCGCAACCTGTGCGCGGTGGGCGCCGAGCCGGTCGCAGTCACCAACTGCATGAACTTCGGCAACCCCGAGATCCCCGAGGTGATGTGGCAGTTCGTCGAGGCGGTCCAGGGCATGGGCGACGCCTGCCGGTCCCTCGAGACGCCGATTACCGGCGGCAACGTCTCCTTCTACAACCAGACCCTCGACGAGGCGATCTACCCGACGCCGATGATCGGCATGATCGGGATCATCAAGCCGGGGGTACTCGCCCCGCCGGTGGCGCTGCAGGACGAGGAGGACGCGATCGTCCTGCTCGGCCGGACGAAGGACGAGATGGGCGCTAGCGAGTACCAGCGGACGATCCTCGGAACCCTCGAAGGCCCCCTTCCGGACCTCGACCTGAACGCCGAGGCGTCGCTGGGATGGCTGTTGCGGGAGCTAATCGGACGCAACCTGCTCAAGAGCTCCCACGACTGCTCCGAGGGAGGGGTCGGCGTCGCCCTGGCCGAGATGGTCGCGCAGGGAAAGTTCGGCGCCGAGATCAAGCCGGAGCCCGGACACGATCTGACCCGCTGGCTGTTTTCCGAGACGACCGCCCGTGCGGTGGTAGCCCTGGCCCCCGGCGACGTCGCCGAACTGAAGAGCCTGGCGAAAGGGATCGGGTGCCCGGTCTTCGAGCTGGGATTCGTCCGGGGCCGCAAGCTTTCCATCCGGGGGATGGCGGAGATCAACCTTCGGGACCTG